The following are encoded in a window of Kaistia algarum genomic DNA:
- a CDS encoding sugar ABC transporter substrate-binding protein, protein MTNTTRDLTTRGITRRLAVMAFGAAILATASFSTSAFAENKKIAVSFPNASVIGAVITSLEAAKAKGKEMGYDVVVDDPGTDLNKQINTIKTWVEQKVPVIVVNTLQPAAFESVAKQAREAGIIWITYGQKIENQDATVGYAQYPDGRTLGEYAGEWVTKTQGGKGKAIILGYEKGVWGQQRGAGIKEGLLAKAPGVEIVAEQDAISPTEGLNVTRSLLQAHPDANIILGVEDPATEGAYKAWIAAGKDKADPTGFIGGMDGTVPALKLLKEGGTVYRGSMAIPLVQVGYAIVETADKLLKGEKTGDVIVPLELVTEKSPKAEEYLKQQGE, encoded by the coding sequence ATGACCAACACGACCCGGGACCTCACGACGCGCGGCATCACCCGCCGCCTCGCCGTCATGGCCTTCGGCGCCGCGATCCTCGCGACCGCCTCTTTCTCGACCTCCGCCTTTGCCGAGAACAAGAAGATCGCTGTGAGCTTCCCGAACGCCTCGGTGATCGGCGCCGTCATCACCTCGCTGGAGGCCGCCAAGGCCAAGGGCAAGGAGATGGGCTACGACGTCGTGGTCGACGATCCCGGTACCGATCTGAACAAGCAGATCAACACGATCAAAACCTGGGTCGAGCAGAAGGTCCCGGTCATCGTCGTCAATACGCTGCAGCCGGCTGCCTTCGAGTCCGTCGCCAAGCAGGCGCGTGAGGCTGGCATCATCTGGATCACCTATGGCCAGAAGATCGAGAACCAGGACGCGACGGTCGGCTATGCGCAATATCCCGATGGTCGCACGCTTGGCGAATATGCCGGCGAATGGGTGACGAAGACCCAGGGCGGCAAGGGTAAGGCGATCATCCTCGGCTATGAGAAGGGCGTCTGGGGCCAGCAGCGCGGCGCCGGCATCAAGGAAGGCCTGCTCGCAAAGGCGCCGGGCGTCGAGATCGTCGCCGAGCAGGATGCGATTTCGCCGACGGAAGGCCTCAACGTCACGCGCTCGCTGCTGCAGGCGCATCCCGACGCCAACATCATCCTCGGCGTCGAGGATCCGGCGACCGAGGGCGCCTACAAGGCCTGGATCGCCGCTGGCAAGGACAAGGCCGACCCGACCGGCTTCATCGGCGGCATGGACGGCACGGTGCCGGCGCTGAAGCTGCTCAAGGAGGGCGGCACGGTCTATCGCGGCTCGATGGCGATCCCGCTGGTTCAGGTTGGCTATGCCATCGTCGAGACGGCTGACAAGCTGCTGAAGGGCGAAAAGACCGGAGACGTCATCGTCCCGCTCGAACTCGTCACCGAGAAGTCGCCGAAGGCTGAGGAATATCTGAAGCAGCAGGGCGAGTAG
- a CDS encoding sugar ABC transporter ATP-binding protein: protein MPFAVHALRKSYGGVEVLKGVDLQVADGEIHALLGANGAGKSTLIKCLSGAIQPDSGIMIVGQERYEAFTPKTSKQSGIAVIYQDLSLATSLDVSDNMFLGQELRLGPFVRKRAQRREAGEWLKQLGATIRPTAALSSLGNAGLQTVEIAKALRTRPKVLILDEPTAALSEKEAEALGEQMLELKKQNLPLLYVTHRLAEVFALADRVTVLRGGEVVLTGKVADLSRDDLVGAIAGERIQRERPPEAEVERKVAVTVRGLVAAGIGPVDLDIRAGEVLGVFGLVGSGRTELLETLFGSQRAFGGTVMLDGERIRGSSPGDAVAAGIALVPSDRLRKSIIAPLSAGENMLLPSYLRLAMAGLRNRLAERSAFDAAVGQLNLQPPRIDLQARRFSGGNQQKLVIARWLNTTIACRLLMLDEPTQGVDVGARRDIYAAIRASADAGKSVLVTSSEPEELVQIADRVIVLSAGRIAATVDYNDIDEARLLKLAHQVEHQGQAA, encoded by the coding sequence ATGCCGTTCGCCGTCCATGCCCTGCGCAAATCCTATGGCGGGGTGGAAGTCCTGAAAGGCGTCGATCTCCAGGTCGCCGATGGGGAGATCCACGCCCTGCTCGGCGCCAATGGCGCCGGCAAATCGACCTTGATCAAATGCCTCTCCGGCGCGATCCAGCCGGATTCTGGCATCATGATCGTCGGGCAGGAGCGCTATGAGGCCTTCACGCCGAAGACGTCCAAGCAGTCGGGCATCGCGGTCATCTACCAGGACCTCTCGCTGGCAACGAGCCTCGACGTCTCAGACAACATGTTTCTCGGCCAGGAGCTGCGCCTCGGGCCGTTCGTGCGCAAGCGAGCCCAGCGCCGCGAGGCCGGCGAATGGCTGAAGCAGCTTGGCGCCACGATCCGCCCGACCGCGGCGCTGTCGAGCCTCGGCAATGCCGGGCTGCAGACGGTCGAGATCGCCAAGGCGCTCCGGACGCGGCCCAAGGTGCTGATCCTCGACGAGCCGACCGCCGCGCTTTCCGAGAAGGAAGCGGAAGCGCTCGGCGAGCAGATGCTGGAATTGAAGAAGCAGAACCTGCCACTGCTCTATGTGACGCATCGCCTCGCCGAAGTGTTCGCGCTGGCCGATCGCGTGACGGTGCTTCGGGGCGGCGAGGTCGTGCTGACCGGCAAGGTGGCCGATCTCTCGCGGGACGATCTGGTCGGCGCCATTGCCGGCGAACGGATCCAGCGCGAACGGCCGCCGGAAGCGGAAGTCGAGCGCAAGGTGGCTGTGACGGTGCGCGGGCTCGTTGCGGCCGGCATCGGACCGGTCGATCTTGACATCCGGGCCGGCGAGGTACTCGGCGTCTTCGGCCTGGTCGGCTCGGGCCGCACGGAGCTGCTCGAGACGCTGTTCGGCAGCCAGCGCGCCTTTGGCGGTACGGTGATGCTGGATGGCGAGCGCATCCGCGGTTCCAGCCCTGGCGATGCGGTCGCGGCCGGCATCGCGCTGGTCCCTTCCGACCGGCTGCGCAAGAGCATCATCGCGCCGCTTTCGGCGGGCGAAAACATGCTGCTGCCCTCCTATCTGCGGCTGGCCATGGCAGGTCTTCGCAACCGGCTCGCCGAGCGATCCGCTTTCGATGCCGCTGTTGGCCAGCTCAATCTGCAGCCGCCGCGCATCGATCTGCAGGCGCGCCGCTTCTCCGGCGGCAACCAGCAGAAGCTCGTCATCGCCCGCTGGCTCAACACCACCATTGCCTGCCGGCTGCTGATGCTGGACGAGCCCACGCAGGGCGTCGATGTGGGGGCGCGCCGCGACATCTATGCCGCCATTCGCGCCAGCGCCGATGCGGGGAAGAGCGTTCTCGTAACGTCGTCTGAGCCCGAGGAACTGGTCCAGATCGCCGACCGGGTCATCGTGCTGTCCGCTGGGCGGATCGCGGCGACGGTCGATTACAACGACATCGACGAAGCGCGCCTCCTCAAGCTGGCGCATCAGGTCGAACATCAGGGACAAGCCGCCTAA
- a CDS encoding ABC transporter permease — protein sequence MSIEAAPSPRVRRGPPVELVVNNILLIALVLLIGYFTMQSGSFLTVSNFKVILTNYAAIGVVASVMALLVIAGQVDMSVGSNIGFSGMVTAIAMTSWGMPAGVGVLIGVGTGALVGLVNGVLCAYLRFSPIIVTLGMLSVLRGATLLINSIEIAGLGDTFFWIGNGSLLGMPVLLWVVFAVFLLSAAFLSLTVWGRYVFAIGVNPQAAFLAALPVRPVVLGLYVATGTAAGLAGVLLAARLDGASPGSLGLQMELQSLTIVLLGGVAFAGGRGRIFGVFTAWVFLGVLDNGLVLLNVPPFVQLVASGLALVFAASLDALGTFLGPRLEQRRRVNEQVARATAG from the coding sequence ATGAGCATCGAAGCCGCACCCTCGCCCCGCGTCCGCCGTGGCCCGCCGGTCGAACTCGTCGTCAACAACATCCTGCTGATCGCCCTGGTGCTGCTCATCGGCTATTTCACTATGCAGAGCGGGTCGTTCCTGACCGTCTCCAACTTCAAGGTGATCCTCACCAACTACGCCGCGATCGGCGTCGTCGCCTCGGTGATGGCGCTGCTCGTCATTGCCGGCCAGGTCGATATGTCCGTCGGGTCCAATATCGGCTTCTCCGGCATGGTCACGGCGATTGCGATGACCAGTTGGGGCATGCCGGCCGGCGTCGGAGTGCTGATCGGCGTCGGCACAGGTGCGCTGGTCGGGCTCGTCAATGGCGTGCTCTGCGCCTATCTGCGCTTCTCGCCGATCATCGTCACGCTCGGCATGCTCTCCGTGCTGCGCGGCGCGACGCTTCTGATCAATTCGATCGAGATCGCCGGCCTTGGCGACACCTTTTTCTGGATCGGCAATGGCTCCCTGCTCGGCATGCCGGTGCTGCTCTGGGTCGTGTTCGCGGTCTTCCTGCTGTCGGCGGCGTTCCTGTCGCTCACCGTCTGGGGGCGCTACGTCTTCGCGATTGGCGTCAATCCGCAAGCCGCGTTCCTCGCCGCACTTCCCGTCCGTCCGGTCGTGCTCGGGCTCTATGTCGCGACCGGTACCGCGGCGGGCCTTGCCGGCGTGCTGCTTGCCGCCCGGCTCGACGGCGCCTCGCCCGGCTCGCTCGGGCTGCAGATGGAACTGCAATCGCTGACGATCGTGCTGCTCGGCGGCGTCGCCTTTGCCGGCGGCCGCGGGCGGATCTTTGGCGTCTTTACCGCCTGGGTATTTCTCGGCGTGCTCGACAACGGCCTCGTCCTTCTGAACGTGCCGCCCTTTGTCCAGCTCGTCGCCAGTGGCCTCGCCCTCGTCTTCGCCGCCAGCCTTGATGCGCTGGGCACTTTCCTCGGGCCGCGGCTCGAACAGCGCCGCCGCGTCAACGAACAGGTGGCGCGGGCGACCGCAGGCTGA
- a CDS encoding dicarboxylate/amino acid:cation symporter yields the protein MAHTIHADPAHTHLAPKPRRFYHHLYFQVIVAIAAGITLGHFYPELGTDMKPLGDAFIKLVKMIIAPVIFLTVVTGIAGMRDLGKVGRVAGKAMLYFLTFSTLALIIGLIVGNVIQPGAGLNIDPASLDAKAVADYAAKAHDQTLIGFLSNIIPATPISAFASGDILQVLFFSVLFGIALGAIGERGDPLLTVMNALSQAMFRLVAILMKAAPIGAFGAMTFTIGKYGIGSVANLAMLIVTFYLTATIFVVIVLGAVARYNGFSIFALIRYVKEELLLVLGTSSSEAALPSLMEKMERAGCRKSIVGLVIPTGYSFNLDGTNIYMTLAALFIAQATGIHLSLTDQILLLLVAMLSSKGAAGITGAGFITLAATLSVVPSVPVAGMALILGIDRFMSECRALTNFIGNAVATIVVARWEGELDEEQLRHALHGDLIPTAELPLEGDLVPAE from the coding sequence ATGGCCCACACGATTCACGCCGACCCCGCGCATACGCATCTCGCGCCAAAGCCGCGCCGCTTCTATCACCACCTCTATTTCCAGGTGATCGTCGCGATCGCCGCCGGCATCACGCTCGGGCACTTCTATCCCGAGCTCGGCACCGACATGAAGCCGCTGGGCGATGCCTTCATCAAGCTGGTGAAGATGATCATCGCGCCCGTCATCTTTCTTACCGTCGTGACTGGCATTGCCGGGATGCGCGACCTCGGCAAGGTTGGCCGCGTCGCCGGCAAGGCCATGCTGTACTTCCTGACCTTTTCGACGCTGGCGCTGATCATCGGCCTCATCGTCGGCAATGTCATCCAGCCGGGCGCCGGTCTCAACATCGACCCAGCCTCGCTGGACGCGAAGGCGGTCGCCGACTATGCCGCCAAGGCGCATGACCAGACGCTGATCGGTTTCCTCTCCAACATCATCCCGGCGACGCCGATCAGCGCCTTTGCCTCGGGCGACATCCTGCAGGTGCTGTTCTTCTCCGTGCTCTTCGGTATCGCGCTGGGCGCGATCGGCGAGCGCGGCGATCCGCTGCTCACGGTGATGAACGCGCTGTCGCAGGCCATGTTCCGCCTCGTCGCCATCCTGATGAAGGCCGCCCCGATCGGCGCCTTTGGCGCCATGACCTTCACCATCGGCAAATATGGCATCGGCTCGGTCGCCAACCTCGCCATGCTGATCGTGACCTTCTACCTGACGGCCACGATCTTCGTCGTCATCGTGCTCGGCGCCGTCGCCCGCTACAACGGCTTCTCCATTTTCGCCCTCATCCGCTACGTCAAGGAAGAGTTGCTGCTGGTCCTCGGTACCTCCTCCTCGGAAGCGGCGCTGCCGAGCCTGATGGAGAAGATGGAGCGCGCGGGCTGCCGCAAATCGATCGTCGGCCTTGTCATCCCGACGGGCTATTCGTTCAATCTCGACGGCACCAACATCTACATGACGCTGGCCGCCCTGTTCATCGCGCAGGCGACCGGCATCCATCTGAGCCTGACCGACCAGATCCTGCTGCTGCTCGTCGCCATGCTGTCATCGAAGGGTGCGGCCGGGATCACCGGTGCCGGCTTCATCACCCTGGCCGCAACGCTCTCGGTCGTGCCCTCCGTGCCGGTCGCCGGCATGGCGCTCATCCTCGGCATCGACCGCTTCATGTCGGAATGCCGCGCGCTCACCAACTTCATCGGCAACGCCGTGGCGACGATCGTCGTGGCGCGCTGGGAAGGGGAACTCGATGAGGAGCAGCTTCGCCATGCCCTGCATGGCGACCTGATCCCCACCGCCGAGCTGCCGCTGGAAGGCGATCTCGTTCCTGCCGAATAG
- a CDS encoding sensor histidine kinase, producing the protein MGALLTLIALDAAARFAATRWALAQVRGEAEAAAGFRAAMLRSEIEKQRTLPLVLAQDPDVRAVLRTRDPASLADLDAKLESLADGTRAAVIYVLDAKGVAIAASNYRLPTTFVGSDYSFRPYFLKAIADGSAEHFALGTVSRRPGLYITRRIEDAAGPVGVVVVKAEFEALETDWQSAGTPTYVTDPRDIVLITNMPDWRFRTTVPIAPERRGALRSSLQFGDASLDLLPLRPAGSAEGLVAWPEANGGTQFIETRTSVPTTGWTLHVLAPFSRPAGLVTLAARSIALLIGLLALGTIAFLSMRRRALKAERRREAGMRAELEANVAARTAELSDANAQLLREIEERRRAEAGRQRMQDDLVQASKLAVLGQIAASVAHEVNQPVAAIRTFAESGTALIARGEIAMAEDNFATIAALTDRIGAITGELRAFSRKSAGEVGAVSLRDAIDGALLLVRHRLRQGSIDLALGMPEEDIRVAAERGRLEQVFVNLLQNAIEALAGRNDGRIQLTVRVEPEAVAVIVADNGPGMAPSVLENLFMPFTTTKPEGLGLGLVISHDILAEFGGGFEARNQDGAVFTLTLRRIV; encoded by the coding sequence GTGGGCGCCCTGCTTACGCTCATCGCCCTGGACGCGGCGGCAAGGTTCGCCGCCACCCGCTGGGCGCTCGCCCAGGTGCGGGGCGAGGCTGAGGCGGCGGCCGGCTTTCGGGCGGCGATGCTGCGCAGCGAGATCGAAAAACAGCGCACACTACCTCTCGTCCTCGCCCAGGATCCGGATGTGCGCGCCGTGCTCCGAACCCGCGATCCGGCAAGCCTCGCCGACCTTGACGCGAAACTCGAAAGTCTTGCGGATGGCACGCGCGCGGCGGTCATCTATGTGCTGGACGCGAAGGGTGTTGCCATCGCTGCCAGCAATTACCGCCTGCCGACCACCTTTGTCGGCAGCGACTATTCGTTTCGGCCCTATTTCCTCAAGGCTATCGCGGACGGATCGGCCGAGCACTTCGCGCTCGGGACCGTCAGTCGTCGGCCGGGGCTCTACATCACGCGCCGGATCGAGGATGCGGCCGGTCCGGTCGGCGTCGTCGTGGTCAAGGCGGAGTTCGAGGCGCTGGAGACGGACTGGCAGAGCGCTGGAACGCCGACCTATGTGACGGACCCGCGCGACATCGTCCTCATCACCAACATGCCGGACTGGCGTTTCCGCACCACCGTGCCGATCGCGCCCGAGCGACGCGGCGCGCTCCGTTCCAGCCTGCAATTCGGCGATGCCAGCCTGGATCTGCTGCCCTTGCGGCCGGCCGGCAGTGCCGAGGGACTGGTGGCCTGGCCGGAGGCGAATGGCGGCACACAATTCATCGAGACCCGGACTTCCGTGCCGACGACCGGATGGACGCTGCATGTGCTAGCGCCCTTCTCCCGGCCGGCGGGGCTCGTCACGCTCGCTGCCCGGTCGATCGCCCTGCTCATCGGGCTGCTGGCGCTCGGTACCATTGCCTTCCTCTCGATGCGCCGTCGGGCCCTCAAGGCGGAACGGCGGCGGGAGGCGGGCATGCGGGCCGAACTGGAGGCCAATGTCGCGGCGCGCACGGCCGAACTCAGCGATGCCAACGCGCAGCTCCTCAGGGAGATCGAGGAGCGTCGGCGGGCCGAGGCGGGCCGGCAACGGATGCAGGACGACCTCGTCCAGGCGAGCAAGCTCGCCGTGCTCGGCCAGATCGCCGCGAGCGTCGCGCATGAGGTCAACCAGCCGGTCGCGGCGATCCGCACCTTTGCCGAAAGCGGGACGGCTCTGATCGCAAGGGGCGAAATCGCGATGGCCGAGGACAATTTCGCGACGATCGCCGCGCTGACGGATCGAATCGGCGCCATTACCGGGGAATTGCGGGCCTTTTCGCGCAAGAGCGCCGGCGAGGTCGGTGCCGTCTCGCTGCGCGACGCCATCGACGGCGCCTTGTTGCTGGTTCGCCATCGCCTGCGCCAAGGCAGCATCGACTTGGCTTTGGGGATGCCTGAGGAAGACATAAGGGTCGCGGCCGAGCGCGGCCGCCTGGAACAGGTGTTCGTCAATCTGCTGCAGAACGCCATCGAGGCCCTGGCAGGCCGCAATGACGGCCGTATCCAGCTGACTGTTCGGGTGGAGCCGGAGGCGGTCGCCGTTATCGTGGCCGACAACGGCCCTGGCATGGCGCCCTCTGTGCTGGAGAATCTGTTCATGCCGTTCACCACGACCAAACCTGAGGGCCTCGGCCTCGGACTTGTGATCTCGCACGACATTCTCGCCGAGTTCGGCGGCGGCTTCGAAGCCCGAAACCAGGATGGCGCCGTCTTCACGCTGACCTTGCGGAGGATAGTCTGA
- a CDS encoding sigma-54-dependent transcriptional regulator, which produces MDVAFIDDDEALRAANVQALTLAGFAVAPFPSGLEALKEIAADFPGVVVSDVRMPKIDGLELFRRLKKLDADLPVILITGHGDIAMAVEAMREGAYDFIAKPYPLDRLLVAIRHALDRRRLVLENRALRRKAEAADPDLPLLGDDPEMERLRQKMRQIADADIDVLVEGETGSGKEVVAQSLHRWSRRAARPFVAVNCGALPENVIESELFGHEAGAFTGALKKRVGRIEHSSGGTLFLDEIEAMSPALQVKVLRVLEAREITPLGTNEIRRVDIRVIAASKVDLQALVRQGGFREDLYYRLHVAFLRIPPLRERRSDVALLFGHFLTRAARRFRRDPPLIDAAARRYLDTHGWPGNVRELAHYADRVALGLAGESDVSAAADGPSLPERVDAFEADEIRRALAACRGDIQSTLRLLGIPRKTLYDKLRRHGIDQASFRNSGD; this is translated from the coding sequence ATGGATGTTGCCTTCATCGACGACGACGAGGCCTTGCGCGCTGCCAATGTCCAGGCGCTGACGCTCGCCGGTTTCGCCGTCGCGCCTTTTCCCTCCGGCTTGGAGGCACTGAAGGAAATCGCCGCGGATTTTCCCGGCGTCGTCGTCAGCGATGTCCGCATGCCCAAGATCGACGGGCTGGAGCTGTTCCGTCGGCTGAAGAAGCTCGATGCCGATCTCCCCGTCATCCTGATCACCGGCCATGGCGACATCGCCATGGCGGTCGAGGCGATGCGGGAGGGCGCCTATGATTTCATCGCCAAGCCCTATCCGCTGGACCGCCTGCTCGTCGCGATCCGCCACGCGCTCGACCGGCGGCGCCTGGTGTTGGAGAACCGGGCGCTGCGGCGCAAGGCCGAGGCGGCCGATCCCGATCTGCCGCTCCTGGGTGACGATCCGGAGATGGAGCGTCTGCGGCAGAAGATGCGGCAGATCGCCGATGCGGACATCGACGTTCTCGTCGAGGGCGAGACGGGCAGTGGCAAGGAAGTCGTGGCGCAATCGCTGCATCGCTGGAGCCGGCGCGCCGCCCGACCCTTCGTCGCCGTCAATTGCGGCGCGCTGCCGGAAAACGTCATCGAGAGCGAATTGTTCGGCCATGAGGCCGGCGCCTTCACCGGCGCGCTCAAGAAACGTGTCGGCCGCATCGAACATTCGAGCGGCGGGACGCTGTTCCTCGACGAGATCGAGGCGATGTCACCGGCGCTGCAGGTCAAGGTTCTGCGCGTCCTGGAGGCGCGCGAGATCACGCCGCTCGGCACCAATGAAATCCGCCGCGTCGACATCCGCGTCATCGCCGCGTCGAAGGTCGATCTGCAGGCACTGGTGCGGCAGGGCGGCTTTCGCGAGGATCTCTATTACCGCCTCCACGTCGCCTTCCTGCGCATCCCGCCACTGCGCGAGCGGCGGAGCGATGTCGCGCTGCTGTTCGGGCATTTCCTCACTCGGGCGGCGCGGCGCTTCCGCCGCGATCCGCCGCTGATCGATGCTGCCGCGCGCCGGTATCTGGACACGCATGGTTGGCCCGGCAATGTCCGTGAACTCGCCCACTATGCCGACCGGGTGGCTTTGGGCCTCGCTGGCGAAAGCGATGTCTCTGCCGCCGCCGACGGGCCGAGCCTGCCGGAGCGCGTCGATGCGTTCGAGGCTGACGAAATCCGCCGTGCGCTCGCCGCCTGTCGCGGCGATATTCAGTCGACCCTTCGCTTGCTCGGCATCCCGCGCAAGACGCTCTATGACAAATTGCGTCGGCACGGCATCGACCAGGCCAGCTTCCGCAATTCAGGCGACTGA